AATGATCTTGCTACTATCTGATATTGCTTTCTCAACCGTTATAATTGAACCCTCTTCTTTTATGACTTGTTCCAAATTCTCACATCTCTTGATTTCCATTTTCTGGAGTTGCCTCAGGCTGAAGGCCGTTGAGAGGTTAAAAATGTATCTCAAATTGTTTGAATCACAAACCTCTAGAAATTCTAGGGTTGTAAAATCCAACAATTCTTGGTGATTTCTACTCCATATGTCTACCAGCTCCGGAAACTCTGACAACTTCAAACACTTTAGACCACGGTATCCAACCTAAGAAGAAACATATAAAGAAGTCGAACTTTCATACCAACATATTTAACATGATCCTTACaaggttaaaattaaaataaattatgcaaaacataattaaaaggtACATATTTTTCGATGATTTTTTTGTTTAGTACCTGCTCTTTGTATAACTGCTCCACGGTGGCATTAAGGTCACCGGCCCAACGTCCTTCAAAATCTGTTTCTGTTAACTGCACATTATGCAGTTTTGGTGTGCTTAGTCCTCCGGTAGCATTTCAATATCAGAACTATCAAAGCTAAGAATTTCCAGATTCTTGAGCTCTCCGATAAGGGTAATGTCTCCCAACACACAACTATAGAAGCATAATGTTCGAAGGTTTGGTAGCAAGGAAATTGATGAAGGCAAGGTCGGTAAATTCATGTCAAACAAAGATAGGGCTTTGAGATTTTTCATTTCCTTAAAAAAGTTTTCTGGTATTTTCGTCAAAGGATCCTTGCTATTCATATTGAAAAGTGTAAGTTTGGGGCATTTCAACTGACCAGGAAGCTTGTTGATAATAGGATACATATACACCAAAGATATTTTTTCACACTCTTTCATCGTTTCATCATCTGGCCAATCATTCAAAACATCTTCGTGTTTTAAAACAAAAACGTGGTTGGCAGCAATTGACATGGCTACATCGCTAATAAGATCATGCATATCAAGGCGTAGATTGTTATAACCGTCAAGTAACAAACAAGAAGCTTTGAGATGACTCACCACTGTCAACAGTCTGTTTCGTGTTTTGTCAACTGTGCTGACACCACGAAATAACCCTAACCCCATTGCACACATAAGCAAAAACTCAAGATGAAGATTATGACCCAATAGACTGCAAAGTAAGAAAGTCTGTTTATGGTCCTCGCTTTGTAAACGATCGTAACTCCACTCTATGGTTGAATATACAGTTCCTGGTACTCCTTTGAAGTTGCTCGACGATGGCTTGCTTAGTTGTCGCAAAGCATCCTCCCATACATATGGAGGTTCATTTCTCAAAGACGTTGCAAGTGTTCTTATGGCGATTGGTAGACCACCACATTTTTTAGCAACCTCAGTTGCTATAGGTAACAAGTCAGAACTTTCAACACCGTCCCCTGCAATCTTCTTGAAGAACTCCCAAGCTTCTTCATGTTCTAAAACTCCGATTGGAAAACTCTTTTTAGCATCCATGTCCTTCAACAAAACATTTAGATCTCTGGATGTCAGCAGTATGGTGCATCTCTGATTCTCGTCTCCCAAAGGAATCCCTACTTCCATCAGGTCTAATTTTGCCCAAATGTCATCTAAAACAACAAGaatcttcttctctttcttcaacCTTTGGCACAACCGACTTGCTCTTCCACTCATACTTTGCTCCTCAAATTTCAACCCCAACATATCTGCAATTTGATCTTGAATTTTTCGGACGTCAGGAGTATGAGTCACAACAGCCATAACCGCCGAGTCGAATAACTTATCTTCTTTGACTTGTCTAATAACTTCTTTGACAAGCGTGGTCTTGCCGACACCGGGCATTCCATAGACCCCTATAATGTTGAGATTAGGATCTTTCACCGCCTCCATGGTCTTGTTAAACACCAATTTTCTTGAATCGAAGTCGTCAAAATCTTTGGGAGGCACAGCCACTACGGGCTGCGGGACATCCCGATATGATACTTTGACAAACCCGCCTTGCTGGAGGAGTTCATAAACGGCACCGGCACCTTCTTCTGCTTTTTTGCTCAGCTGATAGCGAGCATTGAAATTTGGGCACAAGCCGATGAAGCACTTGTTCTTTGCTTTGTCTTCAAGACCCTTCACTTCCTTCAACTCTGAACCGATCATTTTGTCGGCTTTCTCCAGCCAAGTGTTGACTTCGGGGTATATATTCTCGTCGTTCTTTCGAGCAGCATCAACATCTAGCAGCACTCTGTCTCTGTTGTCTTTCAACGTCTCGACTTTCTTCTCGAAATCCGAAACCATTCTTCTATAGCTGAAATTACGTCTAATTTTTTGGAATACGTATCTCACAACTTCGGTAACAATGTTGCCAGCAGCGCCCGTAATAATTtccatgctttttttttttttgagaaaggGGGGGTGTTCTAAAGCAAAAAGCGAAAGGGAAGGAATAACAGAGGGGGAGCAGATTCAGGTAATAAGGAAACAACGAAACTGTTGTTAGAAACTCCACGCTAATGCGGAGCAGAAGATGATGAGATATTGTATCACAAGAAATCAACTAAGTTACACATGAGAACAAGTGAAGTATTGGGAAAAAGAGGTAGCTAAGAATGGAAGAGAGAGGAGAAAACAGATGTGGGCTCTGGAAAGGCAGTGGAGGGATATGTAAATAACTGAGGTTTATATGACGAAGATGAGAAAACTGCAATATTCGACCACAGATCGATCGATGACTTTGACTCGGGACAATTGAACAAGTTACACATGACACTAATtaataacttaatatttatgtttCTAAACAATTCCTTTTCGTATGTTTGCTCTAAATTTAAGTGCTGCTATCACCTTCTTTCTGTCTTTTacttttttgtttttcaaaagaaattaaaaggagtcGTCGATTGATTGGGGGCTTTGGCTTTTAAAAAGATTGAAGAACAGAGCATGAAATTAGGAGGAGAAAGAAAGAAGCAAAAGATGTAACAATCAATTTATCCAAAACCTACTTTGATACATTTAACAACGTTGTTGAAGTGATCATAAATTTTCAAATCTTGATATATCATTTTCCTAGTGTCTTCTCTAACATGCATAGAGAAGAAAAATAACATGCAATATAAGAATCCACGTCTATAAATGTAGGTAAAAGGTTTTCAGTGAGTTTCACAACTTTTGTCGGAGTGACTTTTTCGAAGCTTTAAAATACCATTATAAGTTGCATTCAAGCAATTAATTACCAACATAAAATtacaataattatttttttaatacgTGAATGATTCCAACTTAAgttaattttaagaaaaataagtaTCTAATCAATAAATTCTTAAACTTGGTGTTCCCGTAGTTGTTGATATTATTGTTTGTCCTTCCTAGCAACTAAGCAACTATTATTGCTGCTCAAAAATATGTGGCATCAAATTATGAGCCTATATTTGCTccatatttttgaattatttaagtatagttaggaaaataaaattatatttacataatgatttatttgattttcttaattttataaaataaaattgttgagccatttatctattttatttatttattttaacttttaaactagtattttttaaaatactcacgtcaacaattaattaaaatttttcaaaattttaaaattatagaatattattataattttagtattaaataaattttataaagttttcactttttaaaaaaaattgataattttaaattttcaaaattttatttttttttttttaaaattaattaattttttcatgATATATATGTAGATGCTAtgtcaataaaattaataaatattacattctctatttattttaaaaatatttgataaaaacataaatttaaatattaaaaatatataaaatataaataaaaacttaaataatttttttaaaaattaaagtgctaaataaatttaaaatcacATAAAAGATCATGATGTATGACTATGAATTTTGTGTGATACTTTAAAAGGgaataaaatagtcattttaactaccacaattcactcattcaattttataaaattatcattttaactctttatttaatttttcacctCTTTTAACATTTGAATATCTGTTTTTGTCAAATCATCCCAAAATAAATgaggtgaccaaaatgaaaatgaccTAAAAATTAGGTGaccataaataaaaatataaacatgattTGACATGTACAATCAATCGCCGTTAAAGATTTAACACTTGAATGAACTATTAAAGTCTAATAGTTATAAGATTTTAAAAATTCGCTTCTATTATTTTATTGAGTTggtattgttatttttaataaaaattttataactttttatgattctttaaataattttaaattttaaaacggtTTAATTAGTTCTGTTTAATTTGTTAGTAAATCCtttttattattagtttcaaaaataataaaagaatagggattaaattgattcgATATATAAAGATTGAGGACTACATATATTATTATACAGTTTTGCTCAAGAAATAAATTACtcaggactaaaatgtaatacaAGGTATACAGATGTTATCAACTAACATTAAGATTAATGTGATAATAAAAGAAAGTTGGACCCACAAACAATTGAATTGCCTTTGAATTTGAGTCCCACAAATAATTGTACCACAAAGCACCAGACCAACAAATAATTGAATTGCCTTCAATTTGAATCCCCCTAATAATTGTACCACAAAACACCAtaccataaattttatttttttacttttttgtaTAGATTGCTGCTAACACATGCACACACCAACTCTTACAATCAAAACTCGTGACATTGACTGAACACGTCTTGTCATGTGTCAAAGTTCTAAAGAGTTCTaatattctaaaaaaaattaaaaattaaagagaaaatttacttacaccaatataaaattaaattgattttacACTTATTTGTAACTTTTATattgataatattttaataactcAACTATCGAATTTATCAAGATATTTATACTTATCGTAAATGTAGATTTTGAATTGATTCAATATGTTTATTATGTCAATCTAAAATATAGTGTATATTAATATATCTTTAATAGTTAAAAGCTTTTACATAAATAAATAGTTAGATATTTTTAATTGACGTTAAACTTGACATGCATGATAATAAAGCATGAAATATGATGTTGAATTCTTAAAATATTAATCGTGTAAAATATTACAGAAATGTGTAAAATCACTTTAGTTTTATACTAATGTAAGTGAAtccttcactaaaaattaacttcatcttttaaataatttttttatttgacaTATTCCTATTAAAAAAAATCTTGTGTTTTGGCCATTGGGATTGAAAAAATTAGCAAAGTATGATGACATCACGAACTAACTaaaatacgacaaaggcaagcgcacctatcgaatgatagtatagctatggtgagtcgagaatatcgtatccatgagGATTAAAAATACTAGtagttactatctttttattatctagccgaaTAAATTAAATggatttattttaacataatctTAACTAACCTAGTTATTAATACGAGACAGAGAATAAAGTAGgaaaatatttgaagaaaacAGATGAGAGAGACAACACCCAgtaaaaaatccacctagacttcacttattattctaaatttgaattaaacaatttattcacttgtcttgatccatagaaatcgcTAACTTATGTTAATATTTCTTTCGAgaataaaaacaactgactctaggttgattaattgaaatctctttctaattaaaacccctattgttgcattaactcgatctgtggattctcctattagatttgagtctaatttggtagatttatgtcgtcctatttttaggattgcatgcaactccacttaattatgccagatctactcttaaactgAGACTTTTActctactgaataagcacatcaatcatgaattaatatcctaaaaacattaaaacatgaaataagaacattaaaacattaaaacatgaatTAAGATCCGTTagaggtttcatcctccctaggtatctagggaatttagttcatacttttgagggaaaacatctcaaaattaggaaaataacaaaacataaagaaacccaaaaacttcgagagaaattgaatggagatcttcagtcttgaaaggAGATCATGCTTTTGAGTTGAATTCGTTAGCGTTCTTCAAGTCTTTTCTTCGTTCAGCTCTGTCTTCCCCTTTTAGGTCTTCTTCTAGTGtgcatttatagactttag
This is a stretch of genomic DNA from Gossypium arboreum isolate Shixiya-1 chromosome 11, ASM2569848v2, whole genome shotgun sequence. It encodes these proteins:
- the LOC108471406 gene encoding probable disease resistance protein At4g27220, yielding MEIITGAAGNIVTEVVRYVFQKIRRNFSYRRMVSDFEKKVETLKDNRDRVLLDVDAARKNDENIYPEVNTWLEKADKMIGSELKEVKGLEDKAKNKCFIGLCPNFNARYQLSKKAEEGAGAVYELLQQGGFVKVSYRDVPQPVVAVPPKDFDDFDSRKLVFNKTMEAVKDPNLNIIGVYGMPGVGKTTLVKEVIRQVKEDKLFDSAVMAVVTHTPDVRKIQDQIADMLGLKFEEQSMSGRASRLCQRLKKEKKILVVLDDIWAKLDLMEVGIPLGDENQRCTILLTSRDLNVLLKDMDAKKSFPIGVLEHEEAWEFFKKIAGDGVESSDLLPIATEVAKKCGGLPIAIRTLATSLRNEPPYVWEDALRQLSKPSSSNFKGVPGTVYSTIEWSYDRLQSEDHKQTFLLCSLLGHNLHLEFLLMCAMGLGLFRGVSTVDKTRNRLLTVVSHLKASCLLLDGYNNLRLDMHDLISDVAMSIAANHVFVLKHEDVLNDWPDDETMKECEKISLVYMYPIINKLPGQLKCPKLTLFNMNSKDPLTKIPENFFKEMKNLKALSLFDMNLPTLPSSISLLPNLRTLCFYSCVLGDITLIGELKNLEILSFDSSDIEMLPEDYFEGRWAGDLNATVEQLYKEQVGYRGLKCLKLSEFPELVDIWSRNHQELLDFTTLEFLEVCDSNNLRYIFNLSTAFSLRQLQKMEIKRCENLEQVIKEEGSIITVEKAISDSSKIISIFPRLQSITVESCPDMTSFYRGSKGLECLSLINIKVIDCSNMTTFASTFSRDEDKEAIIGDEVDNLAAFFSNKVAFPNVEKITISHLTKAKRIWHSKLHTNSFSMLKELTVKECDVLLNIFSPFLLGGFRNLEKLILTDCASLEEVFQLEAQWLNIEETYEVDSQLREVNLFRLPKLKHVWTKYHKGNISVKSLRQVRIQECWSLKTLFPFSIAKDLQQLESLIFESCGLEEIVSKNVEGSDQQEIWFAFNQLSLLEFWNLPYLSCFYPGRHRTTWPALNKLRIDGCGRIKIFGHEESQIQHSLSLVDKVVPQLEEVSFSHDDIPMISDGQYEADLFCDIKFLRISCYSDESAVFPISFLKRFYNLEILHVVSCKFKELVSFESGASEDKDMIITIPKIKELRLDALNNIRHLWKQDSPLDHICASLECLEVWQCGNLISLGLDHSFFENLTTLDIWKCEKMTELITSLKAQSSMCLVTMRIRECEMMREIISSNEDETSYEIVFKALKHLELHCLQSLTSFCSGNYTLRFPSLEQVILSQCPRIKNFYQGALSTPKLHKVLLTQTDFEGRWAGDLNATIEQLNTEGCCGSQLWKKL